AGCGGCTCCAATATCCACCCTTGTATAAGTTGTACGATCGCATAGGTAACTACAATGCCCCCGAGCATTGGAAGACTGGCTCCGTTAACAGCGGCGACCAATACAGTAATAGTAGTACCGGTAATGTTTCCTATAAAGGGAACTATTTCCAGCAAGCCGCATATGATGGCAAAAAAGATCGCATTTTTTACGCCCAATACCGAAAATCCTATGCCATACATGATCCACAAACAAACGATCATTTTAGCCAATCCGACAAGGTATTGCTGCGACACATGCGAAGCACGGAAAACCACCTGGCTCATTTCGTCCCGTTGCGCCGGAGGAGAGAGCTTAAGCAGGAAATGTTTGATGTGGATGCGATAATACAACAAAAAAAAGATGTATGCCAGAACCAATACAAAATTGGCAAAGACACTCGCCAGCGAACCTGCCATCATTGGAATAACACTTATAACAGATGGCCGCTGATCCTTAAGAATTTCCATTTGCCTTTCTGCTGAAATTCCTAAATGATAAAATATATACTGCTGAATACGTACACCCGTTTCAACGGCCCTTTGCTTTATAAGGGCAATGTCATCAGTCAACTCAACGATCTGCCAGCCAAGCAACATGCCCACAGCGGTCGCGACAAGTAACAATGTTAACAGACATATTAAAGCGGCTATGCCTTTGGGCACTTTATTTTCTTCCATCCATTTACAAAAAGGCAAAAAGAGAGT
The window above is part of the Bacteroidota bacterium genome. Proteins encoded here:
- a CDS encoding AI-2E family transporter, producing MITTQTSSILRNLLIIILVFAGLYYAKGFLMPLSVAAVMATLFLPFCKWMEENKVPKGIAALICLLTLLLVATAVGMLLGWQIVELTDDIALIKQRAVETGVRIQQYIFYHLGISAERQMEILKDQRPSVISVIPMMAGSLASVFANFVLVLAYIFFLLYYRIHIKHFLLKLSPPAQRDEMSQVVFRASHVSQQYLVGLAKMIVCLWIMYGIGFSVLGVKNAIFFAIICGLLEIVPFIGNITGTTITVLVAAVNGASLPMLGGIVVTYAIVQLIQGWILEPLIVGAQVKINALFTIIALVIGELVWGIPGIFLAIPLTAMIKIVCDHIESLKPYGFLIGETETSQGNLGMVKKLKSWYKRSMHK